The Streptomyces sp. NBC_00162 genome includes the window CCATGGGGCCGGGCGACCCGGGCGGCGCCAAGGAGGTCCTCGCCACGCGGCACGGCGGGTACCTGCTCCAGATCGCCCCGGAGAGCGTGGACGTCCACGAGTACGAGCGACTGGTGGCCGACGGGCAGAGCGCCTTCGAGGAGGGCGACGACGAGCGCACCGCCACCAAGCTGCGGCAGGCGCTGGCACTCTGGCAGGGTCCGGCGCTGGTCGACGTACGCGTGGGACCGATCCTCGAGATCGAGGTCATGCGCCTCGAGGAGAGCCGGCTGGTCACCGTCGAGCGGCGCATCGACGTGGACCTGCGGCTGGGCCGGCACACCGAGCTCATCGCCGAGCTCTCCGAGCTGATCGCCCGGCACCCGCAGCACGAGGGCCTGCACTCGCAGGCGATGGTGGCGCTCTACCGCTCCGGCCGTCAGGCCACCGCGCTCGACGTCTACCGCCGCCTTCGGATGCGCCTCATCGAGGACCTCGGGGTGGAACCCTCCCCGCAGCTCCAGCGCCTGCACCAGGCGATGCTGACGGTGGATCCGGCACTCGACGTGCCGGCCGGCCCGCGCCGGGGATCCACCTTCGACCTGTACGCGGCCTGAGATGCGACACGGGAACGCAGGAACCGCGGACCGGGGCCGAAAGCCCCGGTCCGCGGTGGCGTGACCCGGATCCGGGGAGGGCTCGAGCCGGCCTCGAGTCGGGCTGCGCAGGGTGGGGTGGATATGGCGGGCGAGGAAGGACGGGGCATGGCACGGGAACAGGACGTGCGGCTGGTGTGCTTCGCGCACGCGGGAGCCGGGACCTCGGCCTTCCACCGCTGGAGCGATCTGCTCGGCCCCGGAGTGACCCCAGAGCCCCAGCTGCTGCCGGGCCGTGACGGGCGGCGCCGCGAGGCGCGGGTGACCACCCGCGAGGCGCTCCTCGACGACCTGCGCGACCTGTTCAAGGAGCAGCCGCCCGGACCGTACGTCCTGTACGGGCACAGCCTCGGCGGGCTGATCGCCTACACGCTCACCCGCGCGCTGGACGACGCCGGACTGCCGCTGCCCGAGCTGCTGGTGATAGGCGCCGTGCCGCCGCCCGACGTGTTCGCGGGGGCGGCCTTCGCCGCCGACGCCCCCGACGACGAACTGATGCGCATCCTCGAGAGCTTCGACGGCGTGCCCGCCGGAATCGATCCCGGCGTGTGGCACCGCTTCGTCTTCCCCGTGCTCCGCGACGACCTGCGGCTGGCCGCCTCGCTGCGCGCCGCCGCCCTCGACCCGGTCGCCGGCGGTCCGGTGCCCGTCCCGTTGCTGGCCGTCGCCGGCAGCGAGGACCCGGTGGGACCCCCCGACGTGCTCCGGGGCTGGAGCGAGTGGACGACCGGGCGCTTCGAGTCCCGCACGGTGCCCGGCGGACACTTCTTCGTCCGCGACGGCGAACTGCCGAGACTCCTCGGGCAGGTCTGCCGGACGGTGGGGCGGTCCGGGCGTTGAAACGCGTGGTCATCACCGGTATCGGGGTGGTCGCCCCGGGCGGTGGCGGCACCAAGGGCTTCTGGTCGATGCTGACCTCCGGGCGCTCCGCCACCCGCGCGGTCACCTCCTTCGACGCCCGGCCGCTGCGCTCGCGCGTCGCCGCCGAGATCGACTTCGACCCCCGGGAGCACGGGCTGAGCGCCGGGCAGGCCATGGACCTCGCCCGCGTGACGCAGTTCGCGCTGGCCGGGGCCCGCGAGGCGCTCGCCGACAGCGGGGCGGCTCCGACGCTCGACCCGCTGCGCACCGGGGTCGCCCTGGGCAGCGCGCTCGGCTGCGCCGCCGAGCTGAGCCTGGAGTACGCCGTGGCCAGCCACGTCGGCGCCCGCTGGCTGGTCGACCACACCCGGGCGGTGCCCCACCTGTACGACTACTTCGTACCCGGCTCGCTGGCCGCCGAAGTGGCCCGGGACGCGGGGGCGCAGGGCCCCGTCTCGTTCGTCGCCGGAGGCTGTACGGCCGGCCTGGACTCGCTCGGCCACGGAGCCGAGCTGATCCGCGAGGGCAGCGCGGACGTCGTGCTCGCCGGGGCCGCCGAGGCCCCGATCTCCCCGGCCGTCATGGCCTGTTGCGACATCGTCCGGATCACCTCGCGGCGCAACGCGGAGCCTTCGAGCGCCGCGCGGCCCTTCGACCGGACCCGTGACGGGTTCGTGCTCGGCGAGGGCGCGGGCGTCCTGGTCCTGGAGGAGCGGGAGCGGGCCCGCCGCCGCGGCGCCCGCATCTACGCGGAGCTCTCCGGCTACGCGAGCCGGGCAGCCGCCCAGCACATGACGGGGCTCAGCCCGGACGGCACGGAGCTGGCCGCGGCCATCGGTGCCGCGCTGGAGGAGGCCCGCCTGGACGCGTCCGCCGTCGAGTACGTCAGCGCGCACGGCTCGGGCACCCGGCAGAGCGACCGGCACGAGACCGCGGCCATCAAGCGCGCGCTCGGCCGGCACGCCCGCAACGTGCCCGTCAGCGCGATCGCCTCGATGACCGGATATCCCCTCGGCGCGGTCGGTGCCTTCCAGGCCGCCGCCGGGGCCCTGGCGATCGAGTACGGAACGGTGCCGCCCACCGCACACCTGCGGGTGCCCGACCCGGAGTGCGATCTCGATTTCGTCCCCGGGACCGCCCGTCACCAGCACACGAGCGCGGTGCTGGCCCTAGGCAGCGGATTCGGCGGGTTCCAGAGCGCGCTCGTGCTGACCCGGCCGGAGACCGACTGACCGGACCGGCCGGACCGACCCGCGAGAGAGGGACACCTCCCATGGACCACCCCGATCCGTGCCCCGCCACCGGCGCCGAGACCGAGACCGACGTGTGCGTCGTCGGCGCCGGGCCCGCCGGGCTGGCACTGACCCTCATGCTGCTGCGCTCCGGCGTCCGCGTGACGCTCATCGAGCGTTCCACCGCCCTGCGGCGGGAGTTTCACGGCGAGATCCTCCAGCCGGGCGGCCAGCGCATCCTCGACGAGCTCGGCGTCCTCGGACCGGCGCGGTCCCGCGGTTCGCTCGCCCTGACCGGCTTCCAGGTGCTGGACCGCGACCGGGTGCTTCTCGACATCGACTACGGGCGGCTGCCCGCCCCGTACGACCACCTGCTGGCCCTCCCGCAGCCGCACCTGCTGGCCGGACTCCTGGACGCCTGCCGGGAGCTGCCCGGCTTCACGCACCTGGAGGGCCACCGCGTGTCGGCCCTGCTGGAGAAGCGGCCCGGCAGCCCGTGCACCGGGGTCGTCGCCAGGGGCCCCGACCGGGCGCCCGTCACCGTACGCGCCCTGGCCGTGGTCGGCGCGGACGGACGGTTCTCCAAGACCCGGGCGCTGGCCGGGATCGGGGCCGGGCGCTCGGACTCCTTCGCCCACGACGTGGTGTGGTTCTCGCTGCACGCGCCCGGCCGGGCCACCGGGAAGGTCAGGGTGCACCGGGCCGGCGGCAGCGCTGTCCTGGTCCAGGACAGCCATCCCGACCGGCTGCGGATCGGCTGGACCCTGCCGCACGGCGGATGGAGCCGGCCGGGCCGCGGGATCGAGGACATCCGGCGCGAACTGGCGGGGGTGCTGCCGCAGTTCGCGGACCTGCTGCACGAGCAGCTCACCTCGCTCAACCAGCTCACCCTGCTCGACGTCTTCGCCTCGCACGCCGAGGAGTGGACGCGCGACGGCCTCGTCCTGATCGGGGACAGTGCGCACACGCACGGCCCGATCGGCGCCCAGGGCATCAACCTCGCGCTCCAGGACGCCGCCGCCCTGCATCCCGTGCTCGTGGAGGCGCTGGGCCGGGGTGCGGTCACGGGGGCGGGCCTGGAACCGTACGCCCGGCGCCGGGCGGCCGCGGCCGCGGCGGTCCACCGGATGCAGCGGATGCAGGCGCGCGCGATGTTCGGGGCGGACGGGGCGTTCGCCCGGTTCGCGCTGGCCCGCACCGCCGGGATCGTCACGCGCACCCCCATAGGGGGGAAGATCACGCGCAAGGTCGCGTACGGGACCGATCCGGTGGCCGTGCGCACCGATCTGTTCACCGCGGCGGCGGCGCACCGGCCGGGCTGACCGGGCCGGCCGGGCCGGCCGGGGCTGCCGCGAGGCCCGTCAGCGGAAGCGGGCCTTCGGGTGGTCGGCGACATCGCCGAGCAGCCCGAAGTAGTCGGCGCGCAGCTGCCGGATGCGGGCCTCGGAGAA containing:
- a CDS encoding FAD-dependent monooxygenase; translation: MDHPDPCPATGAETETDVCVVGAGPAGLALTLMLLRSGVRVTLIERSTALRREFHGEILQPGGQRILDELGVLGPARSRGSLALTGFQVLDRDRVLLDIDYGRLPAPYDHLLALPQPHLLAGLLDACRELPGFTHLEGHRVSALLEKRPGSPCTGVVARGPDRAPVTVRALAVVGADGRFSKTRALAGIGAGRSDSFAHDVVWFSLHAPGRATGKVRVHRAGGSAVLVQDSHPDRLRIGWTLPHGGWSRPGRGIEDIRRELAGVLPQFADLLHEQLTSLNQLTLLDVFASHAEEWTRDGLVLIGDSAHTHGPIGAQGINLALQDAAALHPVLVEALGRGAVTGAGLEPYARRRAAAAAAVHRMQRMQARAMFGADGAFARFALARTAGIVTRTPIGGKITRKVAYGTDPVAVRTDLFTAAAAHRPG
- a CDS encoding beta-ketoacyl-[acyl-carrier-protein] synthase family protein, with the protein product MKRVVITGIGVVAPGGGGTKGFWSMLTSGRSATRAVTSFDARPLRSRVAAEIDFDPREHGLSAGQAMDLARVTQFALAGAREALADSGAAPTLDPLRTGVALGSALGCAAELSLEYAVASHVGARWLVDHTRAVPHLYDYFVPGSLAAEVARDAGAQGPVSFVAGGCTAGLDSLGHGAELIREGSADVVLAGAAEAPISPAVMACCDIVRITSRRNAEPSSAARPFDRTRDGFVLGEGAGVLVLEERERARRRGARIYAELSGYASRAAAQHMTGLSPDGTELAAAIGAALEEARLDASAVEYVSAHGSGTRQSDRHETAAIKRALGRHARNVPVSAIASMTGYPLGAVGAFQAAAGALAIEYGTVPPTAHLRVPDPECDLDFVPGTARHQHTSAVLALGSGFGGFQSALVLTRPETD
- a CDS encoding AfsR/SARP family transcriptional regulator yields the protein MKIQVLGPLSAEVNGGSIVPTAGKPRQILALLALYPGRVMPVPTLMEEVWGTDLPQSALTTLQTYILQLRRRLGTAMGPGDPGGAKEVLATRHGGYLLQIAPESVDVHEYERLVADGQSAFEEGDDERTATKLRQALALWQGPALVDVRVGPILEIEVMRLEESRLVTVERRIDVDLRLGRHTELIAELSELIARHPQHEGLHSQAMVALYRSGRQATALDVYRRLRMRLIEDLGVEPSPQLQRLHQAMLTVDPALDVPAGPRRGSTFDLYAA
- a CDS encoding thioesterase II family protein, translating into MAREQDVRLVCFAHAGAGTSAFHRWSDLLGPGVTPEPQLLPGRDGRRREARVTTREALLDDLRDLFKEQPPGPYVLYGHSLGGLIAYTLTRALDDAGLPLPELLVIGAVPPPDVFAGAAFAADAPDDELMRILESFDGVPAGIDPGVWHRFVFPVLRDDLRLAASLRAAALDPVAGGPVPVPLLAVAGSEDPVGPPDVLRGWSEWTTGRFESRTVPGGHFFVRDGELPRLLGQVCRTVGRSGR